The sequence ATCGGATACTtgttgtaaaatttaaatttaaattccacCTATCAATTCCTGTGTgcaattctcttttttttaggTGGCAAAAGGgggctgttaaaaatgtatttgtctttgaatcattcattcaagagattcattcaattTATCCAGAATTTATCATGCAGCTCTATTTTGCACATAAACTTCTCTTAATTgagtccagtttttatgtagccagctgatttttgttcatggtattcagcagcaattaaatgttttgcaaaaaaggGACACAGCATAAATATGTAGTAAAGATTGTGATAACAGAACTGTGCAACACAATGGTTTTCTGCTTGGTAATCCTTAGAAGGCACTTAACATTACAAAACCTTCAGCCTTCAAATCCACACTCAGTTTTCATAATTAATCTGTTGTTTGTCACATGAGCTATTCAGGACAAAACACATGAACAGGGTTcaccattataattattattcatgttcTCAACCACGTAATGATCAGACAGCGGTCCGTTGACTCAGTTCACATTATCAATGTTCAGATTACTTACTCAACATATGGTAAGCATCCATGTGTTTGCCTGCTGGTGCCTGTACTCAACATAATGTTAGTCACTGTTCACAGATCACTGCTTGTACAATTTACATTTGTTGACAGTGTAAGAGCCCATTGAGCAAATTATATTACCTTGAAATCACTGGTAATTCTTAACAAACTATTTTTATGTATTGCTGTAATTCTAAACACTAGTTTGTAGCAGAAATAGTTGTACTGTTTACTGTACTTTGTTATTCTTGAATTGCGAGTCTCATATATTCAAATAACTTCTGCTTTGGATGAACAGTGGATACAATCAAAAACAACGTAATtcctcattcagaaaacacaatgttCAAATCACCAGTGTCATATTTCTTTACAGAATTAGAACTGCACTCATTCCAGGTTGGTATATTTTCACTAGACAGGCAGTTTGTGAAAACCGTGGATGGAGAGATCAAAACCATTGGTGAGTGCTCTTTATAGACTTTGTTACGTAATGAAGGAAGTGTTGAAGTGTCCCTTTTCCCTCTGGACTATTCAGAGACACTCCTGCTAATATTACCACTGCACTTATTTCAACGTTTCAATGTAAAAGCtgttacaaaaataactaaatgtataAGTAAACTTAAAAGAcccctttttatttaaatgaagttcCTAAAATGTAAACATGTGGTTTAATTGTTTTCTCATTTGTACAGAATTATCTCTTTTTGTTACTGTAATCTCTCATATCCGATCATATTTGCTGCATCTGTAACAAATTCAGATCATTATCTCATCGTAAGTGTGAAATATTCAAATGCTAATTGTGGCCTCGAGTGAAATTTATGTCCTTTGGTGACTGTTTGAACAGGTATAGGCCTACACGAGCCACAGTCATATCAAGTCAAATCAAAAGtcagatttatttgtatagtgcttttcacaatacaaataatttaaaagcaactttacagaaggTCAAATCGTCTCTAATGCCTTATTGCGTTAACATAGCATTTTTAAGGGATCAGTGATATGGCAATAGGACATTACCTTCAATTAATTTACAACgtcattactgtttttaatgtttttaataagtaaGTTAGTTGTTAGCTGCCGCATACATATTGATCATCCTGGTGTGATGGACCCCTATCCTAAAATTAGCTATTTCTACCCAGTTTATGCCCAGACCAAATGtatactgtgaaaaaaataaaaaatcaaatataaaaaatatttttcaaatatgcattaaatataatttggaaaatatttagtttctattatgtcaaataaaaaatctaCTTACTATAGTGCCGAACtgttagatgtattatttattttcatttatttaattaatttaattaaaaaatacagtgaatacaatGGGCCAATACAATGAAGTTAATGTACACTAAATCTGTTTGTTAGCCAGAATTCTTCAtacttctttctttgtgttccacagaagacataaAGTCATACAGCTTTAGAACAACATGTGTGAgtaaaaaatgactgaattttaattttggggtgaattatccatCTGAATATGTCTATAGGTTTACTTGTACATCTGTAACCGCAAGAGGCACAAttcatttaccagtggtttttaaTGACGTATATCTcggcatatttttgttattgatttgGAAGTAATTTTAAGCAGATGGGATCTTAGACCAAGGCACATCACAAATCCTTGGCATTCGGCTTTATACAGATGGTACAATGTGTTAATGAattttctccttttatttttctccagattaagcttttaatgtgaacACCCTTAAGGGGCAGCAATTGTACGTAAGACAGAATGTCCCTGTTTATCAGACGATCAAGTATGAAATCAATTAAACAAGCCTCACAATAGAACAGAAAGAAATAATGCAGCACATATATTTGAGATGACAAATATTCAGCTGAGGAGCCTTATCTGAACAGTTTAACCAGGGCAAACATATTCAGATCTTTTTATCTTGCATCTGATCATAATGCAGCAGAAAATGGTGGCTTGCTCTTTTTGTCTACATGACAGTCTCGGTGTGAACGAGGGGAGACAGGTTTCCCTTGAATTTTAATGGTGTCTCAGATGTTCTGATGTTTATCTCTTTGCAGGTTGTTCTAGATGTCTGAACAGTGCCAATGGGAAAGgggatgttttttttctccagcccTAGCAACATGCACTGGATTGGTGGATATGACAGCTCACTGTGCCTGCGATTGGCTGTTATTGTGGACCATTTTGAGCAGAGAAATTCATCTCTTGCTCTACTGGGTGTGGGTTGCTGTAGGAGGCTGCAGCAGAATGCCGAAAGAGCTTACAATTCAGTGTGTAAGTTTGTTTTACCTCcataatatgaaaatgaaatagaGACAAACGCAAAAGGTACTAGAATGAAGCGTGAGTTTAGATGGTGCTCGTGCATTTTAGGTGGCAGTCACACATCACATACATTTCAGACAGCAGAAGAGATCCGAGTTTAGCATCAGTGagataattatttgaataattagtCATGCTGATAATGAATTCAATTGGAAATGTCTACAGGCATGCAGCTTTGTCATGTGACCTTCAAATGACAAAAAGTAAGCCATTTCTTTGCAGTTTCTACCCTCATCAATCATCACAGAATTTTTAATGCAGGCATGCTGTAACTAAAGCCAGTAATATGGTCCTTATCAAGGCACATTCGTATGTCAAGCACATTGTTATATTGTGGAGAGGTGAGCTCTGCAATGCAGTGCTGAGCACTAATCATGGAGAGTAGGTGCAATGCAGAGAAGAACCTTTTGGTCTTCTTAAATTCAGTTATGGATTGACCACAGTGTTTGAACCTGTTGGCATCTTGTGCTTTAAAAcatataatgattttatatataactcTAGATTGGTTGACAAGAACAACAGGACTTGGATTTGAGCGCACATTGCAAATTTCGTGCTGTAATTCAGTATTTTATGTGATTGTTTGCTTTCATGTTTTTGGATGAGTTAATAATGGAAAAACAATACACACGACCAGCATTGATTGACATGATGCATCTATGACTACTTGAattcttttttctgtctttttattgttataattattttggcTCTTGTGCAACTGCTACATAGTTATTCACATTCAAGATATCGTCACTCAGGATACAgctaaaagtaaaaagaaaaagaaaggaaaaggcaaagaaattaatttaaaaatactgccAATTACTGCCAAAGACAATTTATGGTCCATGTTCTGAATCGGTCACGGAAACACTGATTCGGTAACGCCACTGTTGTTTAAACCACACGTTCAATGTGCATAATATGACACTCATATATTGTTCGAAGAGCAAAACATTGCTTAACAATGTCATGGTTACAATTTACCAAGAAACACACCGGTACATTTAAGTGATCAGTAGTGTTTTTCGAAAGTCAGCCtagctaaagaaaaaaacattccatgtcACAACGGCAACGCCCATAACAGATTGATTTATTGTTAACAATCACAATTTTGGAATAGCAAATCAAAACGAAAACTgatcaattataaataaacaatatgaaGCCAGTTTACTTTTCAATTATAGGAATACATAACATCCAAGATATAAGTTAATAAAGTCAAGCTATTGTATAAATACATCACCAGCATGCACAATATTGAATCATTGATAGTATCTTTGTAATTATCTTACACTGACAAAACAGTATACTTGgcaagtgcaaaaataaattaaacacagaAGTAAACCACAAACTTTGAAGCTGCaatattttcctgttttcttttttttccttttttttttttttaaaccagatcAGTCTCTGCCTTTTCCCCAACCTGTCCTTCAAAAAAATCAATGGTTCCAGTAGTGTCAGACTGTGATGAATATATGACAATGACTAAACTTTCCCTGTTTTGGTGCattcaaaagaacacaattttATTCAACGCACTTCcatctaataaatatttaaatcgaATTTCCAGTTCAGTTAATTGAGCTCATACAGGACGATTCAAACAGATCAACTCGTGACTAATACTGGAAccatttaatactatttttactcTTCGAACGCCACCACACCCtctttttgaaatgcttttctacTACCCAAAACATATATAAGCAGCATCCCTTTGAAATACATCAGTCCATATGCCAGTGTGAGGCTGCCATTCCCAACCAACAACGACCGTTTCCGGCTGATTGACTGACATTTCAGTGGTTTTGGCAAATGTCAAAGAGAACCAAGAAGAGGGAGGCTCATTCaactatatatatttctgtatatattcaAACTAGGACTTCAGCCCCCCCTTTACCACccttgatatttttttcttttaactcgTGGAAAAATAAAGAACTGCTGCTGCAGAGGAAACCATGGCAAAAGCTGCTGCCAAAGTCCACCAGCCATTTTTATGTTTCTAGATCGAGAACTTGTCTACTTTTAATTGTTGCCCTCCCCACCCTCGTCATCTTGCTGGTCACTCGTCCACAGTGTTAAGTTGTCTCGGAGGAGCTGCATGATGAGGGTTGAGTCTTTGTAGGAGTCCTCATTGAGGGTGTCGAGCTCGGCGATGGCATCATCGAAGGCCGTCTTGGCGAGATGACAGGCCTGCTCCGGAGCGTTCTGGATCTCGTAGTAGAAGACCGAGTAGTTGAGGGCCAATCCCAGCCGGATGGGGTGAGTGGGCTGCATGTGCTCTTTGCTGATCTCGTGAGCCTCATTGTAGGCCTTCTCGGAGGATTCCACCACGGTGGAGCGCTTCTCGCCCGTGGCCACCTCGGCCAAGTAACGGTAATAGTCTCCCTTCATCTTCAGGTAGAAGACCTTGCTCTCGTGCTGGGTGTCGCTGCAGTTCTTGATCAGGAAGTTATCCAACAGGTTGAGCACGTCTTGGCACACGGCCTCCAGCTCCTTTTCAATCTTCTCGCGGTAGGCCCTCACCATCTCAATTTTCTTCTCATTGCCATCCGCGGACGTCTTCTGCTCGATGCTGGAGATGACCCTCCAGGATGAGCGCCGAGCGCCTACGACGTTTTTGTAGGCGACAGACAAGAGGTTCCTCTCTTCGTTGGACAAGGCCTCGTTCAACTCGGTTACCTACAAAGGAAGGAAATAGAACGCTGTTTGAGGAAAGAGACGTACATCATCCAGCAAGGTAATAACAAGCTTTTCTTGTTACGCAACTAATTTATCTAAGCGATAAAATGAATGTGCAACAGCTAATTTTTCAGTTGCATAATGATAATTTCCACAGAGAGCTTCATCAGCTGGCAGAATGCATTGTGCAGCCATGAGCTCGAGCTATATGCCAAGTGCAGTTTCCATGGCAATCGTCTCATTTTGTACAGTAGTCCAACTCTATCTAGTGAGATGACAGAGCGCTAGCGCTACACAATACACTAGAGGTGAAGTCACTTCAGCCGAGAGTGGGGGCAGGGAGAGGATAGGGGACAGGGGCGGGAGGCAAAATGTTCCCACATAACCTCCAGGGCAGCTGCAGTGTAAGTTAACATGATCGCTGTGCAGCAGTTCATGTGTTACAGTGACCTTCTCGCTGACCTTTTCTCTTGCCAAACTGGGACGGCTATACTACGTATGTAAAATGAGTTTGATTCCATATTTTCAAGAGGGTAAGTCATAAATCACTCATGTCAACTACAGATCTCCTTCTAGTCAAAATGTCAGAACCTCTTTGTGGTGCAATTACATAATATCATGGGTTAAATTGTTTTCTGTActctcttgaaaataaaggtttcaaaactGTTTGCACATTTTAGCAcattttgggttcctcaaagaacttTTTAgagtctttgtgtgaagaacattttccACTATAGAGAACCTTTTTCGGAATGGAATGGTTCCATGaattttaaaggttctttgtggaccATCAAAGCCAATAAGGACCTTTATTTTTGTAAGTGTACCACTTTTCAGATGGCATGTGCTTCAGATCAAGGTGTATGATTTTAGCTACCAGCCACAAAAGCTAAAATTATTCCCTCAAAGTCCTCAGAATACAAAGAGAACTGAATTCAAAGACATCTTAGACAGATCCATAAAGTTCAGAGTAGGAAACAGGAACACTGGCTCAGACAGGAAGATGGGACTCATAACGAAACAGAGGCAGGAGGATATGAAAgggttttatttaaacaaacttaTTGCTATTTACGTCCGGGTACACAGGTTCTTTGCAATATTAATTTGGCATGCCTTTCACAGATAGTAACAGATATTTGTGGTGGGTGATGGGTAACCTTGTTACCTAGGTAGCTATGTTGCAATCGCATGCAAATATTTACATGGAAGGAAGCCTTtcacaaatttaaatttagaaCTAGAGAATCTCACTCCAATGTGAAGTTTGAAGCTTGGCCTATTGCTGCTTGTCTCTTTGGCCGGACGCATCAAGATAATGGAGGCCTGTGGGCACTTTCCCATCAGGTCTGTGGCTAAATGGGCTTTTATCTAAAGGACTGAAGTAACTTTAGAGTCAAACTGCTTTTAAATCTCCCCCACTGATCCATGAAGCTAAAATTGCCTGTCTGGCATACACAACAATCATTGCAAGGATGGGAACCTTCCCTTTTAACAGCCATTTGGGATTTAGACCAAGGTAATATGGCGGTAAGATAATACAACCATTTTGGCAAAACTGATCAGGTGGATCTTGTCTGTCACTACTCTGTTTTTCAATCTATGCACTTAATcttatactgcacattttggtaTTAAATCAAGACTTTATTGTAAAACACTTCTAATGAGTGCCAACACATCCAGTCTAGAttgtaaattaacatattttgcaCCCAGTTGCTCAATATGAAGATGATTTATTGGCGGTCTAAGAATAAAGACTATTAAGGCAGATACATCTACgggtcatttttaattaattcagaaaCGTATTACCAGGGGTAAGAACCATTCAGTCACTCAAGAAATAAGAGATGCTAGATGACACCCCTCCAGAAAAAAAGCATGATGTCAACCCTTGACAAAGCAGAAACGGAGGGGTCCTCCTCAATCTCCATAAGCCTGTGTAAGACTAGTCTCCTAAATGCCCTCACTCAGATGGGAATATAGTCAGGATGCTGACGGTGAAGAAGCGTTAGAGATGCAGATGTTCCCCTTCTCCCCACCCCGAGAAGCCCTAAGGCCTTGACTGAATTCATTATGTTGCCCTGTATGCTCATCTTCTcaaatactgttaaaatattcACAGAAATAATATTCACTACGAATTAACACTGTACAAGAGATACActgcctttatttatatataaatcgaTGGGTCTGAAACAAGAAGGAATATCCAATCTGAATCATGGACCTTACTGCAATATGACAAGGATGGAAGATTCTAGAAGGAATGCTGCTGCCTCTAACGTTGGTTTAGAGGAAATATCTTAATAACTCCCATATGTGGGAAATGTATATGGGAAGGCTTAACTAAATTGTGAGGatgcgagagaaaaaaaaaacaaaggcagttggAATTTATATATGCTGATGATGGAAGGTGAATATCTAATGCATTTATGACAATACTATGCTTAGGTGATGAACAGCAATGACAAAACGCCTGTTTCTAGTGTAAAATCAAATACTATACACTGCGTTATGAGCATGCATATGCAGTATGTTACACAAAGCAACAATCTGAAAAAGAATACTgtgaaaaaatattgatttcctaaccttttttttttttttttttttttttttttttattaatgctgaaaGCTATGTTGAAACATCTTTATTCATTTGTCATGTGTTGTCTCATTCATTTGATTGTGGGCTCTGGTAAGACAGGAGGCACCGCCCAAGATCCAGACAGTCTACACCCGATCCACTGCACTCTCATTAATAAAGAACTGATTTATCATAGATCATCAccccaaaaattatttattttttaattaattattacgaCACTATATTAAAGGCTCCCGTTAAATGCCATATTTTACTGCAACTCAACCTATATGATCATTCACAATTAGCCTACGAGCGTATAGTAGGCTATgcataatacaaaaattatatcatctttttaaattatgtattttgttaaatagatagatagatagatagatagatagatagatagatagatagatagatagatagatagatagatagatagatagatagatagatagatagatagatagatagatttagtgATCGTTGGTCAAACTAAatcatcaaacaaataaaaccccAAGGGTAAATTGAAAGAATGACTTACCGATTTCATGGCTGCTGCCATATCATCATATCTTTCTGCCTGCTCAGCCAGCCTGGCTTTTTGAACCAGCTGCTCGCGGTCAACCATGTTGGATGGTTATGGTTTGGAcgatattatttgttttttggggaaaaacagtaatattgtatgaGCTATGCGGTGTAATTCAATGAACGAGAGCCTCTCTGCAGCTGTTCCTTGCTGTCTGCGCTCGTGCCGACGGGCCACCCTCACCCCTCCTCACACGCTGGAGGGCTACGTCAGGGTTCTAAACGTGGGTGCTATGGCAAGCTGGGACAACATTTATTCCTTAAAACTAACTAGGCCTTTTTATTGGTACATTACTAGCACTTTTTAAGGTAATAAAGATTGTTacattatgccagtaggtggtgaaCAGTGACTTTTAAAtgtctgaatcattcattcaagagaatCAAAAACTCTGGACtaaacttaatatatttatttcaatatatatatattacataaagaattcatttaaattattaaatattttttaaaatagaatttggTATGGTACACTGGTGAGAATATATTTCCTTTAGTAAGTGttgttaattatttgtaataataaaataataataataataataataataataataataataatattacttgtaATATATATGTTACTTGAAATTGTAATGAGTATTTATACTCTTTATTCTTGTGTTAATAGACACTGCAACATATTTACAGTATTAGATAATGCAAATCTGTTTACATTTGAAATCTTACTATAAGAAAACTGTTCAAACTAGAAAGacaaagtaaaatttttattagtgattgcatataataataaaatgttacatataaaaACGTACATACAGTATAAGAAATTGTATTGGGTCTAAGTCCACCTAGTTGTATTGAATCTTTAAGTTGGAGTGGGAGATGTTTATTGTCAATGTCTTGTCATCTTATATGTGTTTACTTTTCTCTAAATGCTTATAGTAACAAttgaaatatatacttttatgagtgtcacataaatatatatttgtctaaTCCTAGTACTATTAAATAACTTGCAGTAAAAGTACTAGTAAAACTATCAGTAGATACTACTAACTAGTAACATAATATAGTAGGTGttattgattttaatgtgttttgatatgtgtgtgtctctcttgtTGTGTTAGTCCTTATATGGGAGTCAAGAGGCCACATATCAGGAGTGATGTTGATGGCACATCAGAGGTCTTCTAAGAACAAATGCAATATGGGAGAATGAGTCACCCCTATTACCATATCTAGCACCCCTCTTGTATGGAGTGGTGGATTTTGGGGATGACACAATTATTGTAACATTTAGGATAATGTGTCTCATGTTTTGTCTATGCTTAGAAAGGTTATAGATATCAGACTTATGGAGCAGACAAGCAACTAGGATCTTCATATGAGTCATTTTACAAAACTAGCAATTTGTATCCcttatatagtttttttctttttcaatgtttTCTATAACTATTTAATAAGCGTCATAGATAAAAGTAAAACTGGCAAACATTTGGAACTACCATACACTTCCTTTTGGAAACAGTACTAAAAAATGTTTGgagtaattaaatttttaataaactattagCTAGTGTTATGAACACTTCAATAAGTGTCAGAATATGGAATAGTGAAGAATATAGTAAATACCGATAGAGAATTccagaatacaatagaatagcATTTATACAATATCTccacagtgttttttattttttttattttttttatttccttaggTTGACCCATGCAAACCTTTTGTTGACTGCGAAGGATTGTCCTGAAAAGGTGAAAGGGACTTGCAGGGTTACTTCCGTGATGATAATGTGGTTAACAACTAGCTCTACTTGGCACAGTTCAAAACGGATGGCTCAGCTAATCGGCAGGACTGTGCGCAGCAGGACTGGGCCAAATCCACTGGCAGAGTGTTATTCCAGTTCCTCAATGCTTCAAGTCCCTTTCACACCATGATGTGAAATCTGTTCATTCACTAAAGAGGTTTGTAGactgtcttaaaaaaaaagatggactTGATAACCATTTGAAGTGTCAGGTTTTTAGTTGGGGATGTCTCAGGTAAAACTGATTCATTTCCTCCAAGAGGATTAGTCTGAGGCCGATTAGCCTGGCTACCGCTCTTAATGCTAAAGCTATAGTGAGCATATGGGTGTTTGCTAACCACCTGTCTGCCTACTGAGGGGACTTCAGTTGGACAGCCGCAGGCATAGAGGAAGAAGACTGGAATGATTGGGCTGGATGTCTATCTGTATCCAGATGGTCTTAGGGTTGCTACATCAGAAGATATAGAGAAGTGGGAATCCGAGAGAGAAATGTTTGAACCGAATGTGCGTCTCTTTGTGGCTCTGTTCTCATATAACCCTGCGGTAATGTCACCAAACCCTGAAACAATGGAGGAGGAACTGCCTTTTGAACAAGGACAGATCATTAAagtaaagatttttgttttttgggatcTTCTCGTATCTTGATTAACAATTATTCAGAACGCCACAAGTCAAATATAACTTTCACATCTTCGATGAATCTACTAAAAATGAAACGCATGACCTTTAGATAATTTCTGTCCTACTTAGCTCATGCTGTGATGTGCTCTTTTGTAGGTATATGGAGATAAAGATGCGGACGGCTTCTATAGCGGAGAGACGGGTGGTCGCTTCGGTTTTGTGCCAAGCAACATGGTTTCTGAGATTCCTGTGGAAGACGGAGAGCTCAAACTTCGTCTGTTC is a genomic window of Cyprinus carpio isolate SPL01 chromosome B15, ASM1834038v1, whole genome shotgun sequence containing:
- the ywhag2 gene encoding 14-3-3 protein gamma-B, yielding MVDREQLVQKARLAEQAERYDDMAAAMKSVTELNEALSNEERNLLSVAYKNVVGARRSSWRVISSIEQKTSADGNEKKIEMVRAYREKIEKELEAVCQDVLNLLDNFLIKNCSDTQHESKVFYLKMKGDYYRYLAEVATGEKRSTVVESSEKAYNEAHEISKEHMQPTHPIRLGLALNYSVFYYEIQNAPEQACHLAKTAFDDAIAELDTLNEDSYKDSTLIMQLLRDNLTLWTSDQQDDEGGEGNN
- the si:ch211-105f12.2 gene encoding RIMS-binding protein 2-like, producing MIGLDVYLYPDGLRVATSEDIEKWESEREMFEPNVRLFVALFSYNPAVMSPNPETMEEELPFEQGQIIKVYGDKDADGFYSGETGGRFGFVPSNMVSEIPVEDGELKLRLFQQGFLPEETPSIAPSETSSVPDDVKVHRMVAVFDYDPWESSPNMDIEDELPFRAGDIIYVFGEMDSDGFYYGDLHGYRGLVPSNFLQPLPWD